In the Neisseria sp. KEM232 genome, GCCGGAAAAACCGGCCGCTTTTTCTGGCGGATTGCGATTAGCTCAGGTTGCGTTCTACTTCGATCAGCGAACGGCGGGCCAAAGCCAAGTTGGATTTGGAGTGATCCAGTACGGAGTACAGGAACAGGCCTTCGTGTTTTTTCAGCGGGCGGATCAGGTGGTACTGTTTGCCCAAGGTGATCAGGATGTCTTCGATTACGTCGTTGATGCCGAGCATTTTCATGGTTTTCATTTTGGCGCTCACCACTTCGGTGTTACCCGCAGCAGCGATTTCCAAGTCGATTGAGGGCGAACCGCCGCCGGCCAGCATCATGCCGCTTTCGAAATCCACAACGGCGGCAGCCAGTGCGCCGTCAACATTCAACATTTCCGATACCGCTTTATCGTAATTCATAATAAACTCCAAAGATAACAAGTTAGTAAGAGGAACCGGCAGCTCTATCGGCGAAGCCGGCATATTCCGTTTGTTTCGATAATGTGATGTGGTTTTTATACCGGACCGCCCGGCGACGATTACCGCGCTTGTGTGTGCGGCGGTAAAGTTGTGCGCAGTATATGCCTGCGTTTTAATTAAGTAAACCGCACAGGCAGGCAAACTGCCTGTGCGGTACCTTACCATTTATCCTGAAAATCTACCGATTGTCGGTTTGGCGAAAAATATTCTATAAAAAACAACCATCAAGAATTGATTAAATTTTAGACATTTATTTTTGTAAAAAATGGTTAATTCGTCATTTGAAACAACACTTTGGCATTTATCCGGATTTGTCGGTATGATTCTGCCGCACCCTTTGCGGGGTTTGCGGCCGGTTTATCCGATCAATCTGTCAGACAAAAAGGAGATGCGATGAAGCTTTATATTTACGACCACTGCCCGTTCTGCGTCCGCGCGCGCATGATTTTCGGCTTGCGCGGCCTGCCGGTTGAAGAGGCCGTTTTGTTAAACGACGACGAAGCCGCGCCCATTGCGATGATAGGCGCGAAGCAGCTGCCGATTCTGGAAAAAGACGACGGTTCGTTTATGGGCGAAAGCCTCGATATCGTGCGCCACATCGATGAAACGGCAGGAAAAGGCCGTCTGAAAGAAGACATCCGCCCCGAAATCCAAGCTTGGTTCGACAGGGTCACCCAATACTCCAACAAGCTTATCCAGCCGCGCGACGTGCTGGCGGGTTTGCCCGAGTTTGCCACGCAGTCGGCAATCGATTATTTCACCGAGCGCAAGGAAAAGCTGATCGGCAGCTTTGCCGCCAACCTCGAAAAAACCGAAGGGCTTTTGGCGCAGCTTGCCGGCGATTTGGCCGAGCTGGAAGCGCTTGTGGTTTCGCCCGAAGCGCTGGGCGGCGTTTTGGGCATGGAAGACATCATCGTTTTTCCGATTCTGCGCAACCTCACCATCGTGCGCGGCTTGCAGATGCCGCCGAAAACGGCCGACTATGTCCGCCGGATGTCGGCTTTGAGCGGTGTGCCGCTGCTGGCGGACAAGGCCGTCTGAAAGCGCAACTCCGACAAAGTTAAAGGCCGTCTGAAAACAGGTTTCAGACGGCCTTTCTGTTCAAACTGTAAGCACATCGGGCTACCCGCCCAAAACGGCACTCATAACGATACGGCTTTCCTTAGTCGCCCGTGCTAGCGGATAAACGAAGGCATTTTCTGCATTCTGCCGCCGTTTTTATTGGGGAAGATATATGCGGGGTCTTCGTAGCGGCAGGTCGGATCGGTCATCAGATTGCATGGTGTGGCGCATGAAGCTGGCGCACCGGGGACGGGTATGCAGTTTGTGCCGCCGTGGTGTTTGCAGGAAGCAACCGCTACTTTTTTGGCAAACTCGCCGGTGGGGCCGTAGCCCATGTCGTTCATGGGCTTGCCTTTATAGCCTTGCGACATGGCAAAACACAAGTTGCTGTAAATAATATAGGTTTGGCAGTTTTTGCCACCGTTTTGACGGCATTGTTTTACTGCATCTGCCGAAGCGGCTTCGGGGGTGTCATAGGCTTTATCGGTTACCCATATCATTTTTATCTCAGGGGAAGCGGCATATGCGCCCCATTTGCGCGGCCGCATTTTACGCTTGGACAATTCTGCGGCGGACGGCAGTTTTTCCATGTCTTCCACAATGGGCATCATATTTTGCACTTGGTCTGCAGAGGGGCCGTTGCTGCCTCTGGCAGCCTGCATCAGTTCGTAAGCAAGCGAGCCCTGGCAGCCGGACAACAGCAGGCTGAGCGCACCGGCCGCCAGCAGGTGTTTTTTGTTCAACAAGATACAACTCCTTTCAGATAATAATGGTCAAAACAGGTATCGCCGTGCGGCACGCGATTATACAAGGTTCATATCGCTTTCGCCTCCGCAGCCTTATAATGCGCGGCTTGAGCGTCCGTTGATTTTATTTTTGCTAAGGGAAATTATGTTGTCACCAAAATCCGCTTTATTATTGGCCGCTGCCGTGCTGACGCTTGCCGGTTGCGAAAGGGTGGACAAAATTATGAATGCCGACATCTCGCCGTACGGCGCAATCAACGCGGCGCGCAGGGGCGTGGCCGGCGCGCGTTTCAAAGGCAAGCACATTGTTTCGGCGTATGCGGAATTCGGCAAGGCCGACGATATCCAGCACGGAATTATCCAGGAAGGCAAACTCAAAGGGCAGGAAGGCTACATTTACACCTGGACGGATGTCAGCCAAAACAGCGAATCGACCCATTATCTCGGCAGCGGCTACCACAGCAATGGCGATCGCACCGATTACTACGAGCGCGGCGTAACCAATTTCACCCGCTACCGCTATTTCATTACCGACACCAACCACGTTATCCGCGATTACAAAGAAAGCGAGCATCGGTCGCGGGTGCGGTAGGTTTTGCCTCAGGCTAAAAGCAGCCTGAAAGTATGGTTGGGATTTTAAAAGGCCGTCTGAAAAGGGTTTCAGACGGCTTTTTTTGTTTTCAGGCTGCTTGGGTTGTCAGAACCAATATTTTCCAACAACCGAGCTCGGCTTGCGCCAACCGTTGCCAACCGTTGTTTAGCGTTTTTCCAATTCCGCCTGCCAGTTTTCCAGTT is a window encoding:
- the grxB gene encoding glutaredoxin 2; translated protein: MKLYIYDHCPFCVRARMIFGLRGLPVEEAVLLNDDEAAPIAMIGAKQLPILEKDDGSFMGESLDIVRHIDETAGKGRLKEDIRPEIQAWFDRVTQYSNKLIQPRDVLAGLPEFATQSAIDYFTERKEKLIGSFAANLEKTEGLLAQLAGDLAELEALVVSPEALGGVLGMEDIIVFPILRNLTIVRGLQMPPKTADYVRRMSALSGVPLLADKAV
- a CDS encoding DUF4189 domain-containing protein yields the protein MLNKKHLLAAGALSLLLSGCQGSLAYELMQAARGSNGPSADQVQNMMPIVEDMEKLPSAAELSKRKMRPRKWGAYAASPEIKMIWVTDKAYDTPEAASADAVKQCRQNGGKNCQTYIIYSNLCFAMSQGYKGKPMNDMGYGPTGEFAKKVAVASCKHHGGTNCIPVPGAPASCATPCNLMTDPTCRYEDPAYIFPNKNGGRMQKMPSFIR